The DNA segment GTCCCGCACGGCCACGGCGCACAATGGCGATATGATTGATGCGAATATTCTTCTGGACGGCGTCATAGGCTTCGCCGGCAGGCGTCACGCCTGCAGTGAAATCGAGATCGCAGACATAGCCGGCGGATAGCTCCTGCTTGCCGCTCTCGATGTCCTGAATGGTCGCCTCGTCGCTGACCATCAGCGGCACCCGAATGAAGATGCCCTCGCCGGCGATCTCATCGCCGGTCTGGCCGACGGAATACGTCTTCCAGTTTGCCGACGTGACCATTTCCGGCGGATGCTCATTTGTCACCGGCCGGTGAGCGGCACTCTTCAGCGTATCTTCGGAAAAGACTTCCGCCCCCGGCCGATAGACCCGCACGGTGCGCATTTCCGGCCTGCCGATCTCCGCGCCGAGATAGTTCTGAATGCCTGTACGAGCGATCCGGGCGTCGGCCACAAGATAGCCGTCTGCAGTCCGTCGCGTTCCGGCGACGGTGACAGTGTCTGTAAAATTCATGATTGGATGTTCCTTGGTCGGAAGTCGACTTTAGCGGATGGTGCCGCCGCTATGACGAGGCGGTATTCGCTGCAGATGCGGCAAATGCCGGGCTTTATTCTTCGCTCTGACGCGTGGTTTCCTCGGGGACACCTTCGTGCAGGCCGATTTGATCTACGTCACCAAATGCCCCGATCGCCGCTTCCAACCCCGGCAATGAACCGTCTTCGACGAAGGTGTTCACCAGTGCCTCCGACAAGGCCTGCCGCGAGATGATTTCTTGGCCGGAAGACGAGCCAAACAAGGCCCGAGCCGCATCGGCCTTGGTCTTGAAGATATCGGCCTTCTCCTTCTCGCTCATCTGCTCCAGCGGCGCCCAGGTGGCATAGACGTCCGGATCGCGAGCGCCAGTGGCGGAGCGAATGAGGCATTCGTCCAGCCGCGACATGGCGGGCGTGAAGTCAAGTTCCTGAATTGCCTGGATGCGATCGTGATAGTTCCTCATGTCACTGTCGCCGGTGGCGTTGAGGCCGGCGGGAGATTGGCCGAGCAATCGGGTGACCGGAATATCGGCGGCCCCGGAGACGATCTGCATGAAGGCCATGAGGATGTCCGTCAGTCCTGCCAGCGGCGCACTCTTGCTGTCGTACTCTTCCTCACTGTCGAGGATCAGCGTTCCGTTGACGCCTTTGATGGTGTTGGCCAGCGTATAGCGGCGCAGCACAGCATCCTCGTAGGCTTGATTGCCGATATTGGCGGAGAATTGCGGCACCTTGATAATGTCGATCTTCGCCTCGAAAACGAGGCTGGCGATATTGGCCGCCGTGCTGTCGGCATTCTTGATGGCATCGAAGGTCGCCGTGAGCACACTTTCGCCCCAGCCGTGACCGGCCTGCCCCAGCGTCCCGCCAAAATCCTCGTCCGGCGCCATCGCGCCGTTGAAGATCACCAGCCGCGACGGATGGATGACGACTTGCGCTCCGTTTGTGCCGGTCAGCGTGTAGAGTTTCGGCCTGCCATACCATTCCGACGCCGGGTCGCGATCGATCTCGCCCGCGGCAAGTTGACGACGCGTCAATACGGTCAGATGTTTCAGCCCGCCTTTGCCGATACGCTCGAAATCGAGCGGCCGAGACGGATCGGCATCACCATTGCCGATGAACAAAGCCGCACCGCCGAAGAGCCGCCCCTTCTTAGACGCTTCCAGCACTTTGCCGCGCAGGTTCAGCCGGCGCTCTTCGGCCTCGATCGCCCCGATCTGATCGCTCTCGGCCTGCCAGTTGCGCCATTTGCGGCAACTATCCAGGGCCGGGATATCGGCGATCTTGCGCGGCAGCCAAGAGCCGCGATAGGCGGCAATGATCTGTTCGTCGGTCAGGATCGGCTGGGCATAGAAGACCGATGCCGCCTTGTCCCGCTCCGTCCCCATGCGAGACGCAAGGCTCATCAGCCCGTCGCGAACCATCGAGAGTACGTGTCCCATGGATTATCCTTTGGCATCTGTGTGAGGGAGAGGCCCTTGTTCCGAAGGGCTTAGAAGTTCTTGAAGCTGAAGGAAGAGCCCAATGCCAACTCGTTCAGCGCATCGGCAAAGGCATCCACCTGATCGTCGAACTGCGCATTCGGAAATGCGCAGACCTCATCGAGAAACGCCTCATTCCAATCGCCGCGCAGCAATTTGACATTTCCAGCCTCCGCCTGCGCGGAAGCCGGCTTGGCGCGCGTCGCCTTGTCACCAGTTATAGACAAGACTTTTATCGGAAAGCCGGCCAGCAGCTTGATCTTGGTCTCCGCGTCGGCTTTGCCGGCAGCACCAGGATCCTGCGGCATGCGGATCGTCACCGTCGGCCCATCCTGGGTCGCCATGTTCTTCAGGTTGCGCTCGACCTCCGCCGGCGACCAGCGGCCCCGTGCAACAGCCTCGACATAGAAAATGCCGTTGGCTAGCGCCATGCGTAGGCCGACAGTCCAATCCGGCTGGCGACCGGGGCGGTCCTTCGAGGCGGCAAAATCCCAGGCGCGGCAGCGCTTCGCACCCGCCGGCACCGCATCGACGATTTCGAAATCGCCACGCTGGAACAAGCCGCCCGAGCGCGGCGACGGCCGCTGCTGAAACTGGCCGGCAACAGCATAGGAGCCGAGCGGCACCTTGTCCCGTTCGACCACCGCACGCGGAAACCGCTCGGGAAAGAGCAACTCGCCCTCCTCCGTTCGCGGATCTTCGAAACCGATCGATGTTTGGCAGCGACGCTCCGGCTCGAACTCCATAGGCAGCATCAGATGCTCGTAACCAAGCCCGAGCGCCAGGATCGTGCCCGAGACATCCGCCTCGTGCAGTCGCTGCATGATCACGACAATCGCCGAGCGCTGCGGATCGTTGAGCCGCGTCGGCACGGATTCGCGGAACGTACGGATTGTCGACAATCGTTCCGCTTCGGATTCCGCGCCATCGACCGAATGCGGATCGTCGATGATCACCCGGTCGCCGCGTCCACCGGTCAGCCTTGAAAACGGCACACCCTGGCGAAAACCGGTGCGCGTATTGGCAAAGGCCATCTCGCCCGTTCGCGTCAGCTTCACCCGGTCACCCCAGAGGGTCCGATACCATTCCGAGGCGACGAGATCGCGCATACGCCTGTTGTCGCGTTTGGCGTAGTGTTCCGAGTAGGACGAGCCGAGATAGCGCATCTCCGGCATGTTCTTCGGCCCCCATTCCCAGGCGGGCCAAAAGACGCCGCAGAGCAGCGACTTCATCGTCCCAGGCGGCACGTTGATCAACAGCCGTGTGATCTCGCCTGATGTCACCGCCTCGAGATGCCGGCAGATGGCGTCGATATGCCAACCGTGAACGTAATCAACGGAAGGCTCGACCGCATGCCAGGCCTCACGGACGAAACCGACAAGCGACTGACACCGTGCCCGAATATCCTCCGCATCTGCAGCAATCTGCCGGGCGATTTCCGCCCGCTCCGCCTCAGCCTTCCGTCTCGTCCTCTCCTCGCGGATCGCGGCCATCATCGCCGCCGGATCCGGCAAGCGGACCGAAGAGGGACTCGAGTGTCGCAAGCTGCTCATCCGTGGCATTGGTTAAGTCGATCGTAAAACTCTGGCCGCCCTTGGCCCCGCCACTCTGGCGTTCACTCGGTTTCTGATGAACGTAGGATGCGGCGATCTTCGCCATTTCATCCCGCCGTTTCTGATCCGCCCCGTCGTCGCGCATGACTTTCAGCATATAGTCGAGCGGCGTATCGCCGGCGGACGCGGTTTTTCGCCGGCGTGTACGCGGCTTGCGCGGCACGACAGGCTTGTCGGCAGTGGACATGCTTTGGAATTTCCGATGGAACGTTGAAAGGAAACAAGCGGCTGATAATGAGCCGCTTGCGGTCAACAGTGCGTCGCTGCAACTGTTCTCATCATGCCAAAATCAATACCCCAATTCGGCGCAGTTGGCGACACCCTTGATCGACGAAACAGCGGCAAGGATTGCGAAATCTTTGACGGTGCCGCAGATAATCATTTGAAATCACATTAAAATATCGCACTCTGTCGTCCGACGATCAGAGCAGGACTGCTCCCATTTTCCCTTCAAATGGCTTCAGCGCCAGATAAAGCGAATGACCAACGAACAAGATCGACATCTGCCCGATCAAAATCTCTCGCAGGTCCACACGATGCCTATGAGCGAATTGGATTCGAAGATCGGCGTGGCGCGGAATTTCATCTATGCCAATCTCCCCATCTTGCCTGTTCCTTCGATCCCAGAGATCAGCCTGCATAAGGCCGGCCCGCAAAGCGGCCTATGGCGGCTTGCCGAGCAGGATCAGGAGTTTGGTTCACCTTATTGGGCACATTACTGGGGTGGAGGCTTGGTGCTGGCGCGGTATCTTCTCGATCGGCCTGACGCCGTCGCGGGCCGGCGCGTACTCGATCTCGGCGCGGGCTCCGGCATCGTCGGCATCGCAGCGGCAAAGGCGGGCGCGGCAGAGGTGATCGCAGCCGACGTGGACCCCTATGCCGTCGCCGCGATAGGGCTGAATGCCACCATCAATGGGGTGACAATTCTAACTGTTCTCACCGATCTGACGAAAGGAGAACCTCCCGCGGCTGACATTGTCTGCGTCGGCGATCTCTTCTACGAGGCCGCGCTTGCCGAGCGCGTCACTGCATTTCTTGACCGTTGCCTGGCGCGAGGCATCGAAGTGCTGATCGGCGATCCCTGGCGCGCCCATCTGCCGCATTCGCGGCTGCGATTGCTGGCTGAATACGTTGTATCGGATTTTGGTGCCACCGGTGCAGGCTCAAAGCCGAGCGGGGTCTTTGCGTTTGAAATACAAAACGCCCCAGCAAAGCCGGGGCGCTGAACAGTAATCCTTAGACAAAAGCCTTGGGTTTGGACCAGGGCCGATAGTGCGAATTTAAGCTCTTATTTTCGCACGCCGTCGATTCTCTCGTTCCAGCCGTTTCGCCAATGCCGCCAATTCCGGGCTCGCCGCATCGAATACCGGCTTTGAATCTTCCGGCAGCCAATGCGTCTCATGCTTTACAGGCGGGGTCTTCACCCGCTCGATACCGCCAGCCGAATTGGGCATCATCGGCGATATGCGTGACCAATCGGGCTCCTGCAATGACGGCGAAATCGCAAGCAGCGCATTGGCGACGTTTTGAAATTCGCTCTGGATGCGCCGTTCCGCTGTTCGCCTCACCCGGCCGGTCCTCCCACAGAAATCACGGAAGGAGCCGACAATGTGGGGCGCAGCAAGGCAGACCGACCATCGCGAAAGCAGGATGCGACGCTCCTCGCCTCTGACATGGGTCAGCAACCAGTCCTGCAGCACTTCTTCGGCACGGCTGATAGCCGCTGCATTTGGACGATAGCGAACGCGGATATCGGCGTGGTCAGTGGGCTCAGGAAGAACCTCCGGCCAAAGCGTGCGCATCCGATCCGGGCGAACACCGCGCACGTCGAGATGGATCATCGTGTCGGCAGCCTCGACGAAACGGGCACGAACGATGAGGCTCAGATCGGCGAGCTCGGCGGCGCGGTCGGAAAGATCGTCAAACTGCAAGGCGTTGTGGTGCATCAAGTCGCTTCTCCAATTCCCGATAGATCAAAATCCGAAGCGTGGCGCGCACCGGCCATGGCCGTCGCGCCACGGCGTCAGCGCGCAAAGTGCCAAGCGCGATATCATCGAAGGCGGCCAGCAGATCGCCAGGCCGTTGCAACGCCCAATCCTGGCGCTGAACGAGGATGTCGGAGACGGCTCCGATCGTGTCCGACCATAATTCATCGCGGTTGTTGCCGGTCTGGCGAATACAGCGCAAGACGAAGACCAGATGCCCATCGCCATGCTGCCCCCGAATTTCCTGCATGGTGCCACGCGCATGGCTTTGCGCCGGCGCGCGACGGCGATGGACGGGCACGAGCTTGATGCCGAGGCCGTCAAGAAGAATATCAAGCCTGCCTTTGCTCATGGGCATATCGCCTCCCTTCCGGAAGAAAAAATGAATGCAATCAACGGCAACCTCTCGGTCATGCCACCTTCCCGTTTCCAGCTCCGGCGTCGGCAAAAGGATGCTTCGGCTTGAACAGGGCTTCCGCCTTTGAGATCGCCTCTACCCTTGCGCCATCACGCAGCATCGGCGTGTTGAGATAGGCAACCATCGCCTCACCAGCGGCCGCCTTTGCCGCATCCTCGGTCGAGAAGACTATGGGCTCGCCGCGCTTGTCCTTGAGGACCTCGTTCGTGGCGCGGTGGACCTTGCGGATCCAGCCGAGATGACCGCCGGCAACAGCTTCAGTTCCGATTTGAAATTCATTCATGGAAACCTCCTCTGGTCGCCTAGACCAGGTCTTCGAATTAAGTTTTGAAAGTGGTTCAAATGCCGAGCGGCAGGCTGTCAGCGCCATGTCATCGGGGGCGGATTCTGGAGCGCCACCAGAGTGACCAAAGCCCTCGAAGCTCGCTTCGATTGGCCTCTGACTGAAACTCATCATCAATCATGCGAAAATGGACCAGATCTCCCTCCGGCGCGCCGCTGGCATCATCCTGACCAGCAGACCTCGAAGACGAAACAATCGGCTCCAGAGCGGCAAGAACACAAAGGAAGAAAAGAGCAGCGCCGACGCAGGCGAGAAAACCCTGAATGATCTCGCTCATATCGCTTTCTCCGTAGCCGGCTCGCTCCCGACCGAACCGGGATCAGACATTTCCGTTGGCTCGACATGCTCGTCGCAAGTTTCACAGTGCCGCTCGATCACCTCCGCGATCGACAATGCCCGGCCACAGCCAGGGCAACCCCAGAAGAAGTCGAAATAGCGTGAGCTCGAACCCACCTTTGTGTCCCTCCTAATTGAGATCATCCGATCACTCCCCAAAACCATCCTCCGCTAGGCGCCGTTCGCCTCAGCACTTCGGCCTGCAGCGAATTTAACCGCCGGCATCTTGATGGACACAAAATATGTTGTTATTAATGTCGATGTCAACATTATTTATGTTAATTATTTTGCGAGTGTTGGATCATGCAAAAATCCATGGGCGAACGACTAAAGGCGGCGCGCGAAGCCGCAAACTATCCCTCGGCGACGAAGGCGGCGGAGGCGCTCGGCATTGGCCTCTCGACCTATCGAGCGCATGAAAACGGCCAGAACGAATTCGGCCCCGAGATCGCCGATCGCTACGCCAAGAAGTTCGGCACCACCGCCGGCTATCTTTTGACGGGCGAAGGGCCAAGGAAGGTGGAGCGGCCAGGACCACGCATGGTGGTCACCTCCTTCGATCCCGATGAGCAATACAATGAAGGATTTGCCGAAGGCGGCGATGACCTCAGTTACAGTCGGGAACATTGGCAGCCGAAGATCGAAGGCGCGACGCCGGAGGTGGACGTCAAACTCGGCGCCGGCAGCGGCACTGTCGGCGAGGTTATCAATCTGCCGGTCGGCGCAGGCAATGTCGCCGGCCATAAGATCGTGGCGGAATGGCTGATTCCCTCAGGCTATTTGCGCAACGAGGCAAAGGCATCGCCGAACCACACCATCATCATGGAAGTGATCGGCGATTCCATGCAGCCCACCTACATGCCCGGCGACCGCGTCGTCGTTGATCTCTCGCAGAATCAGATGGCAACCGATACGGTCTATGCCATCAGCGACGGCTATTCCGAACCGCAGATCAAACGCCTCCAGCGCGTTCCTTTCACCCAGCCAAGCCAGGTGAAGATCATCTCCGACAATCCCGCACTGGAAACCTTTACGGTGGAATTGGCGCGGCTGACGATCATCGGGCGCATCTGCGGACATATTGCCAGGAAGTAGGTCGTAACCGATTCTCCCCTGCCCCATCAGTCATCCGCTTCCGACTAACTAGAAGCGGAGCCGGACGCTTATTCCTAGATAAGCCATAAACATCTATCGTGTTTTTTGCAGTCAATAGACACAAAATATGTTGACACATATCGTGCCATATGAAAGTTTGCCTTTCACGAGCCGGTAGGCCGAGACGGAATGAGCCCGCGCAAGTCCAGAGATCTTGCGTGAAGCCAGCGAAACCGGATCGGCAATCGGCTGAATGCAGCCCGCCGGATGCAGAAGGGAAAACGCCATCCATGCATGCAAGATCCGAAGTCATGACCACCGCTTGGACGCTTTATCGCCGTGACACGCGGCTGCGCCGGCCTTCGACCGCGGCCGCCAGGCGCCAATGGTTCGCCCGTGCACTCTCGACGGCTTGGACATGGGCACGCCAGCAAGCAACCGATGCGACCAAAACCGAAGACCAGAGCCGCGCCGAGCGAATTGCAAATCTGAGACTGGAATTGCTGCGCATCGATGCCCGGCCATTCGGAATGTCGATTGCCAGGGATCGGGCAATGTTGATGGAAGAGATCCATCACCTGTCAACCACATCGCTCGTGTCGGTTGCACAAATGGCCGCGTGATGATGCCCAGCGAAGTTTTCTCCTGCGAATATTCCTTCGATGAACTCGCCATAAGCCTCTGCGACCGTTGGGAAACGGGCCTGCTGCTCTACGGCCGCGCCGAACTGACATCGGCAGGAGATGGTTATGACGGCGAATTTTACGTCTCGGCGATCAAACTGGATGGGGGATCGCGATTGGTACGGCCGAACACGATCAGC comes from the Rhizobium sp. NXC24 genome and includes:
- a CDS encoding 50S ribosomal protein L11 methyltransferase; its protein translation is MPMSELDSKIGVARNFIYANLPILPVPSIPEISLHKAGPQSGLWRLAEQDQEFGSPYWAHYWGGGLVLARYLLDRPDAVAGRRVLDLGAGSGIVGIAAAKAGAAEVIAADVDPYAVAAIGLNATINGVTILTVLTDLTKGEPPAADIVCVGDLFYEAALAERVTAFLDRCLARGIEVLIGDPWRAHLPHSRLRLLAEYVVSDFGATGAGSKPSGVFAFEIQNAPAKPGR
- a CDS encoding LexA family transcriptional regulator, giving the protein MQKSMGERLKAAREAANYPSATKAAEALGIGLSTYRAHENGQNEFGPEIADRYAKKFGTTAGYLLTGEGPRKVERPGPRMVVTSFDPDEQYNEGFAEGGDDLSYSREHWQPKIEGATPEVDVKLGAGSGTVGEVINLPVGAGNVAGHKIVAEWLIPSGYLRNEAKASPNHTIIMEVIGDSMQPTYMPGDRVVVDLSQNQMATDTVYAISDGYSEPQIKRLQRVPFTQPSQVKIISDNPALETFTVELARLTIIGRICGHIARK
- the terL gene encoding phage terminase large subunit, with product MMAAIREERTRRKAEAERAEIARQIAADAEDIRARCQSLVGFVREAWHAVEPSVDYVHGWHIDAICRHLEAVTSGEITRLLINVPPGTMKSLLCGVFWPAWEWGPKNMPEMRYLGSSYSEHYAKRDNRRMRDLVASEWYRTLWGDRVKLTRTGEMAFANTRTGFRQGVPFSRLTGGRGDRVIIDDPHSVDGAESEAERLSTIRTFRESVPTRLNDPQRSAIVVIMQRLHEADVSGTILALGLGYEHLMLPMEFEPERRCQTSIGFEDPRTEEGELLFPERFPRAVVERDKVPLGSYAVAGQFQQRPSPRSGGLFQRGDFEIVDAVPAGAKRCRAWDFAASKDRPGRQPDWTVGLRMALANGIFYVEAVARGRWSPAEVERNLKNMATQDGPTVTIRMPQDPGAAGKADAETKIKLLAGFPIKVLSITGDKATRAKPASAQAEAGNVKLLRGDWNEAFLDEVCAFPNAQFDDQVDAFADALNELALGSSFSFKNF
- a CDS encoding DUF6362 family protein — protein: MHHNALQFDDLSDRAAELADLSLIVRARFVEAADTMIHLDVRGVRPDRMRTLWPEVLPEPTDHADIRVRYRPNAAAISRAEEVLQDWLLTHVRGEERRILLSRWSVCLAAPHIVGSFRDFCGRTGRVRRTAERRIQSEFQNVANALLAISPSLQEPDWSRISPMMPNSAGGIERVKTPPVKHETHWLPEDSKPVFDAASPELAALAKRLERENRRRAKIRA
- a CDS encoding phage portal protein, with amino-acid sequence MGHVLSMVRDGLMSLASRMGTERDKAASVFYAQPILTDEQIIAAYRGSWLPRKIADIPALDSCRKWRNWQAESDQIGAIEAEERRLNLRGKVLEASKKGRLFGGAALFIGNGDADPSRPLDFERIGKGGLKHLTVLTRRQLAAGEIDRDPASEWYGRPKLYTLTGTNGAQVVIHPSRLVIFNGAMAPDEDFGGTLGQAGHGWGESVLTATFDAIKNADSTAANIASLVFEAKIDIIKVPQFSANIGNQAYEDAVLRRYTLANTIKGVNGTLILDSEEEYDSKSAPLAGLTDILMAFMQIVSGAADIPVTRLLGQSPAGLNATGDSDMRNYHDRIQAIQELDFTPAMSRLDECLIRSATGARDPDVYATWAPLEQMSEKEKADIFKTKADAARALFGSSSGQEIISRQALSEALVNTFVEDGSLPGLEAAIGAFGDVDQIGLHEGVPEETTRQSEE